In Phoenix dactylifera cultivar Barhee BC4 unplaced genomic scaffold, palm_55x_up_171113_PBpolish2nd_filt_p 001518F, whole genome shotgun sequence, the following proteins share a genomic window:
- the LOC120108728 gene encoding putative disease resistance protein RGA4 has translation MGTLGTYHLRYLTEDDSWALFRKIAFEGGAKEPQNLVDIGKEIVKKCGRLPLAVKTLGGLMHSKSQESEWRSVMDSEIWDLQVGEDGILPALRLSYSDLPSHLKQCFGFCAIFPKDYEMEKDLLIQLWMANGFIPSDGRKELEDKGQEIFNELAWRSFFQDIKEAEEDGALSSRHELYYVTTCKMHDLMHDLARSIMGNECLGMEDPARWEDISTKARHLFTLRKVQLNNYPNIRTLLCSRFSASMPADSLKPKSLRALDLYYAPITRLPIAIAYLKHLRYLDLSYSHIEALPDATSTLFNLQTLKLSCCRRLRKLPEDMRNMSSLRHLYIDRCPSLKQLPTGIRQLSSLRTLSKYIVGNDAGRRIGELNSLNLGGLLELYNLRNVRDAADAKEANLSSKHNLCSLILCWDMTQWDPPSCYEENADRCVEDVLPVENAEEVLEALRPHGGLKLLTVWRYGGGSFPTWMMMDTVLLQNVVEMHLGVCTGCQHLPPLWQLPSLKFLYLFKMHNVKHICGSTFYGNASNGTVQAFPSLKRLVLHTMQSLEKWSEFEGTTEVPLVFPHLAELKIINCPNLMTMPELPSLQSLEMNGTTNKQSGLICSLTTWSSLTSLLSLRMDSCDDLVYWPEAEFRGLNSLKNLSLHHCKNLVGPLPLPLSSSSSGHGELLPNLEELDIGDCDGLLELPKLPASLRSLDVDSCPKLNSLSECLRHANALEYVNILSCPSLTSLPVDLGHLTSLKGIHISMLPGLESLPEGMQGLTALQELSIKYCPRLSSLPEGLQRRLPGLENLAIEGCPNLESQCKRGGPHWDLISRIPNTKISSERRSNFSTSLPSFSCFRRPSTV, from the coding sequence GGTCGGTGAAGATGGGATCTTGCCAGCACTAAGGTTGAGCTACAGTGATTTGCCTTCCCATTTAAAACAATGCTTTGGTTTTTGTGCCATATTTCCGAAGGATTATGAGATGGAAAAGGATCTGTTGATTCAACTATGGATGGCCAACGGATTCATTCCATCCGATGGAAGAAAGGAGTTGGAGGACAAAGGGCAGGAGATTTTTAATGAGTTGGCTTGGAGATCTTTCTTTCAGGATATCAAAGAAGCTGAGGAGGACGGTGCTCTTTCATCCAGGCATGAACTTTATTATGTAACAACATGCAAGATGCATGACCTCATGCACGATCTGGCGCGATCCATTATGGGGAATGAATGCCTGGGCATGGAGGACCCTGCCAGGTGGGAAGATATATCTACGAAAGCCCGTCACTTGTTTACACTTAGAAAAGTTCAATTGAATAATTATCCAAATATTCGCACTCTCCTGTGCTCGAGATTCTCCGCTAGTATGCCTGCGGATTCATTAAAGCCAAAGTCCTTGAGAGCATTGGATCTATATTATGCTCCTATCACACGACTGCCTATTGCAATTGCATATTTGAAACATCTGAGATACCTCGACCTCTCTTATTCTCATATTGAAGCATTACCGGATGCCACCAGCACACTTTTCAATCTACAAACTCTGAAACTCTCTTGCTGCAGGAGACTCCGTAAGCTGCCCGAAGACATGAGAAATATGAGTAGCCTGAGGCATCTCTACATTGACAGATGTCCTAGTCTGAAACAGCTGCCAACAGGTATCAGGCAATTGAGCAGCCTGCGAACATTGAGCAAATACATCGTAGGCAATGATGCTGGAAGGCGTATAGGTGAGTTGAATAGCTTAAATCTCGGTGGCCTTCTAGAGCTGTATAACCTGAGGAATGTGAGGGATGCAGCAGATGCTAAAGAAGCTAATCTTAGTTCCAAACATAACCTTTGCTCATTAATATTATGTTGGGATATGACTCAGTGGGATCCTCCTTCCTGCTATGAAGAAAACGCTGATCGTTGTGTCGAAGATGTTTTGCCAGTAGAAAACGCTGAAGAGGTGTTGGAAGCCCTTAGACCTCATGGTGGCTTAAAGCTTCTGACAGTATGGCGCTACGGGGGTGGCAGCTTTCCAACGTGGATGATGATGGACACCGTATTGCTGCAAAATGTTGTTGAAATGCATCTGGGAGTTTGCACAGGATGCCAACATCTCCCGCCTTTGTGGCAGCTACCTTCTCTTAAATTTCTCTACTTGTTTAAGATGCATAACGTCAAACACATTTGCGGCAGCACCTTCTACGGCAATGCAAGTAATGGCACAGTGCAAGCATTCCCCTCACTGAAAAGACTGGTGTTGCATACGATGCAGAGCTTGGAGAAGTGGTCAGAGTTTGAAGGAACTACAGAggtcccgttggttttccctcacCTTGCTGAGCTTAAGATCATTAATTGCCCAAATTTGATGACCATGCCAGAGCTACCATCTCTCCAAAGTTTAGAAATGAATGGAACTACTAATAAGCAGTCGGGCTTGATCTGTAGTCTGACGACATGGTCTTCCCTTACTTCTCTCCTATCTTTGAGGATGGATTCTTGTGATGATCTGGTCTACTGGCCGGAGGCGGAATTCCGTGGCTTGAACTCACTGAAGAACCTAAGTCTCCATCATTGCAAGAATTTGGTTGGCCCGTTACCTTTGCCATTATCCTCGTCATCATCAGGGCATGGAGAGCTCCTACCAAACTTGGAAGAGCTGGATATTGGAGATTGTGATGGTCTGCTGGAATTGCCCAAGTTGCCTGCTTCCCTCAGATCACTGGATGTAGACTCCTGCCCTAAATTGAATTCCTTGTCGGAATGCCTGCGACATGCCAATGCTCTTGAGTATGTCAATATTTTGAGTTGCCCAAGCCTGACTTCTTTACCAGTAGATCTGGGGCACCTAACATCACTCAAGGGGATACATATCAGCATGCTTCCTGGCTTGGAATCTCTGCCAGAAGGGATGCAGGGCCTCACTGCCCTTCAAGAACTATCTATTAAATATTGCCCTCGGCTGTCATCGCTCCCAGAAGGTCTACAACGACGACTCCCTGGACTTGAGAATCTGGCCATCGAAGGCTGCCCCAACCTGGAGAGTCAGTGCAAGAGAGGAGGACCACATTGGGACCTCATCTCACGCATCCCCAATACCAAAATATCATCTGAGAGGAGGAGCAACTTCAGCACATcccttccttccttttcttgctTTAGAAGACCATCTACAGTCTAA